From one Idiomarina sp. X4 genomic stretch:
- the sohB gene encoding protease SohB: MEFLIDIGSFLLKAAIIVIAVGFIVGLLAQAAQKQKKSKGDLQVTDLSKELKDLSEQLKLELMDKKARKKAMKALKKKKPEGDKKQRLFVLDFKGSMDAKEVDNLRQEVNAILQLATDKDEVLVRLESGGGVVNGYGLAAAQLQRIKAHGLTLNVAIDKVAASGGYMMACVGHKLLAAPFAFIGSIGVVAQIPNFHRFLKKHDVDFEQLTAGEYKRTLTLFGENTDEGRRKFKQDLEAIHRQFKTFVQENRPELDIDRVATGEVWSGQEAKELGLVDEVTTSDSWLLEQHKAFNVLQLNYVVRKPMSERFAKGLSTVIQTLKSSLTRSDIAQ, encoded by the coding sequence ATGGAGTTTCTGATAGATATTGGTTCGTTTTTGTTGAAGGCGGCCATTATTGTTATCGCCGTAGGCTTTATTGTTGGTCTGCTGGCACAAGCGGCTCAGAAGCAAAAGAAAAGTAAGGGCGACCTGCAGGTCACTGATTTGTCTAAAGAGCTTAAGGACCTTAGTGAGCAACTTAAGCTAGAGCTAATGGATAAAAAAGCTCGCAAGAAAGCCATGAAGGCGTTGAAAAAGAAAAAGCCTGAAGGTGACAAAAAACAGCGTCTCTTTGTACTCGACTTCAAAGGCAGCATGGATGCAAAAGAAGTGGATAACTTGCGTCAGGAGGTGAATGCTATCTTGCAGTTAGCAACCGACAAAGACGAGGTTCTCGTGCGCTTAGAAAGCGGTGGTGGAGTTGTCAATGGTTATGGTTTGGCGGCAGCACAACTACAGCGTATTAAAGCGCATGGCCTTACACTGAATGTGGCCATAGACAAAGTAGCGGCAAGTGGTGGCTATATGATGGCGTGCGTTGGTCACAAGCTGTTAGCGGCGCCGTTTGCATTTATTGGTTCTATCGGAGTGGTGGCACAAATACCCAATTTTCACCGTTTCCTGAAAAAGCACGATGTTGATTTTGAACAACTTACCGCGGGTGAATATAAACGCACATTAACGCTATTTGGCGAGAATACGGACGAAGGGCGCCGTAAGTTCAAGCAAGATTTAGAAGCCATCCACCGCCAATTTAAGACATTCGTGCAAGAAAACCGTCCTGAGCTTGATATTGACAGAGTTGCTACGGGCGAAGTGTGGTCAGGCCAGGAAGCAAAAGAGCTTGGTTTGGTGGACGAGGTGACCACAAGTGACTCTTGGTTGCTTGAACAACACAAGGCGTTCAACGTATTACAACTGAATTATGTGG
- a CDS encoding VolA/Pla-1 family phospholipase produces MKKLLLPLAIGSALSLVGCGSGDEAPITENEVNVAATRVVFDPSNGAIPAPTNILLSGSVDGTLNIPVADPSDTANPQVAINGLDGWGTHSTLAFNFSLPVDQNGEQVSVDPASVEAQGAVRVFKTVQGGTPVSEGCAAANPAAVCAVTEELQHGTDFTVKATGEGSLAVVPLRPLESATGYLVVLTDNIQDSLGRRVKASQTYTLMKEPVSEAPASDDPSAQSLQALINSYEGALAQFGVDPEDVIYSSNFTTQSVGDVLGMTKTLLGQKIAAGAPPVMQAAPQGYTLDVVLSGAGITDPTTLAVASSAKVYGGQVDIPYYLPVPSAENPTAPVTGRWTAKCDSPVTIVGGIESGQIPEGALGLGITQDAIAADKAGVIRSIVQACITSEDGIDLAGVDEERHLTKYNPVPEVQDTETVNAFVTIPDLATANAVRSQRGLPALSQPADGWPVVIFQHGITGSKNNAAAIAGTLAVAGYATVAIDHPLHGERGFDIDADGELDITATGSENATTYMNLSSLLTTRDNLRQSITDLVALRVSLNNFMAADGEQIDGTDVHFIGHSLGAIAGTGFTALANTSFGEDSPLSALDGMFSVQASSLGMPGGSLANFLLASESFGPTIKASLLYSSNADFKAAADQAIAGGATLEQFYAGFMEQASAEQVAQINATFEQFAFAAQTVVDSGDPVNYASGVVASETPVFMIEAIGDSVIPNAVENKPLAGTEPLAALLGLEGISETTTPDGTPVSGIVRFGGDAEHGSLVDAGPSAAVTAEMQQQIAFWFASDMMQITISNPDLVQ; encoded by the coding sequence ATGAAGAAATTACTACTCCCATTGGCAATCGGTTCGGCTCTAAGCCTCGTAGGTTGCGGAAGCGGTGACGAAGCACCTATTACGGAAAACGAAGTGAATGTCGCTGCAACACGCGTTGTATTTGACCCGTCGAATGGTGCGATACCAGCGCCGACGAATATTTTGTTAAGCGGTAGTGTGGATGGCACTTTGAATATTCCGGTCGCTGACCCAAGTGATACAGCTAACCCGCAGGTCGCTATTAACGGTTTAGACGGTTGGGGAACGCACTCAACTCTGGCATTTAACTTCTCGCTTCCTGTTGACCAAAATGGTGAGCAGGTGTCGGTCGATCCTGCCAGTGTCGAAGCTCAGGGAGCAGTTCGAGTATTCAAAACGGTACAAGGCGGAACACCTGTTTCTGAAGGTTGTGCTGCAGCTAACCCAGCAGCTGTTTGTGCGGTGACCGAAGAGTTACAGCACGGTACAGACTTTACAGTTAAAGCAACAGGTGAAGGGAGTTTAGCCGTTGTACCTCTTCGTCCTTTAGAATCAGCGACAGGTTATTTGGTCGTTTTAACGGATAATATTCAGGACTCTTTAGGTCGTCGTGTTAAAGCGTCACAGACCTACACGCTAATGAAAGAGCCTGTTAGTGAAGCGCCAGCTTCTGATGACCCTTCAGCACAGAGTTTACAGGCACTGATTAACAGCTACGAAGGTGCTTTAGCACAGTTCGGCGTAGACCCTGAAGACGTTATTTATAGCTCAAACTTTACCACTCAGTCGGTGGGTGACGTGTTGGGCATGACGAAAACTCTATTAGGTCAGAAAATTGCGGCGGGTGCTCCGCCAGTGATGCAAGCTGCGCCGCAGGGCTATACTTTAGATGTCGTCCTGTCTGGCGCGGGCATTACCGACCCAACTACCTTGGCGGTTGCTAGCTCAGCTAAAGTTTACGGCGGTCAGGTTGATATTCCTTACTACTTGCCTGTACCAAGCGCAGAAAATCCAACAGCCCCCGTAACGGGTCGCTGGACCGCTAAGTGTGACAGCCCTGTTACCATCGTTGGTGGCATTGAAAGTGGCCAAATCCCAGAGGGTGCTTTAGGTTTGGGTATTACTCAAGACGCTATCGCAGCCGATAAAGCGGGAGTTATTCGTTCAATAGTACAGGCATGTATTACCTCAGAGGATGGTATTGATTTGGCGGGTGTTGACGAAGAGCGTCATTTAACTAAATACAACCCGGTACCTGAGGTTCAGGATACGGAGACGGTAAATGCGTTTGTCACTATTCCCGATTTAGCCACAGCTAATGCCGTAAGAAGCCAACGGGGTTTGCCTGCGTTAAGCCAACCAGCTGATGGCTGGCCTGTCGTTATCTTCCAGCATGGCATCACCGGCTCAAAAAATAACGCTGCCGCAATCGCGGGAACGCTAGCTGTTGCAGGTTATGCAACCGTAGCAATCGACCATCCATTACACGGTGAACGTGGCTTTGATATTGACGCAGACGGTGAGCTCGACATTACAGCAACAGGCTCAGAAAATGCGACAACTTACATGAACTTGAGCAGTTTGCTGACAACGCGTGATAACTTACGCCAGTCAATTACTGATCTGGTTGCCCTGCGTGTCAGCTTAAATAACTTCATGGCTGCCGATGGTGAGCAAATTGATGGTACGGATGTGCACTTTATTGGTCACTCGTTAGGTGCTATCGCGGGTACCGGTTTCACCGCGCTGGCTAACACGTCATTTGGTGAAGATAGCCCATTATCAGCGCTCGATGGTATGTTTAGCGTTCAAGCCTCTAGCTTAGGCATGCCAGGTGGCAGCTTAGCGAACTTCCTGTTGGCCTCTGAAAGCTTTGGTCCAACAATTAAAGCAAGCCTGCTTTACTCATCGAATGCTGATTTTAAAGCTGCCGCTGACCAGGCTATTGCTGGTGGTGCAACGTTAGAGCAGTTCTATGCTGGTTTCATGGAGCAGGCGTCTGCTGAGCAAGTGGCTCAAATTAACGCAACTTTTGAGCAGTTTGCATTTGCAGCACAAACCGTTGTTGATTCGGGTGACCCGGTTAACTACGCAAGTGGTGTCGTCGCTTCAGAAACACCGGTATTCATGATTGAAGCAATCGGTGATTCAGTTATTCCTAATGCCGTAGAGAACAAACCGCTTGCAGGCACAGAGCCTCTGGCTGCGTTGCTCGGTTTAGAGGGTATCTCGGAAACCACCACGCCTGATGGTACTCCGGTATCGGGTATTGTTCGTTTCGGCGGCGATGCAGAGCACGGATCACTGGTTGACGCAGGCCCATCTGCGGCAGTTACTGCTGAGATGCAACAACAAATTGCCTTCTGGTTTGCTTCAGACATGATGCAAATAACAATCAGCAATCCAGATTTGGTACAATAG
- a CDS encoding YciK family oxidoreductase, producing the protein MKIKTVHDYKATPDLLKDKVILVTGAGDGIGKEAAITFAKHGATVILLGRTVAKLEAVYDAIVEAGYPQPAIIPLDLKGATPSHYRDMAATIQDQFGKLDGVLHNAGLLGILSPFTHIEKDSWDEIMQVNVTGQFAMTQALIPVMEKAPSASLVFTSSGVGRKGRAYWGTYSVSKFATEGMAQVIADEYEGTKLRTNVINPGATRTSMRSKAYPAEDPKSLKTPSDLMPTYLYLMSDDSKHDNGICFDAQ; encoded by the coding sequence ATGAAAATTAAAACCGTACACGATTACAAAGCGACACCGGACCTTTTGAAAGACAAAGTTATTTTAGTCACAGGTGCTGGCGACGGCATTGGTAAAGAAGCCGCAATAACCTTCGCTAAACACGGTGCGACCGTCATACTATTAGGCCGCACTGTCGCGAAACTCGAAGCCGTCTATGATGCCATTGTTGAAGCGGGGTACCCGCAGCCGGCTATCATTCCTCTGGATTTAAAAGGTGCTACGCCGTCTCACTACCGTGATATGGCGGCAACTATTCAAGACCAGTTCGGTAAACTCGACGGTGTTCTGCATAACGCTGGCTTGCTTGGTATTTTGTCGCCATTTACCCACATAGAGAAAGACAGCTGGGACGAAATAATGCAAGTGAATGTCACCGGCCAATTCGCCATGACTCAGGCGCTTATTCCGGTCATGGAGAAAGCGCCAAGCGCTTCTTTAGTATTCACGTCGTCAGGTGTCGGACGCAAAGGCCGTGCATACTGGGGCACATATTCTGTCAGTAAATTTGCCACTGAGGGTATGGCACAAGTAATAGCAGACGAATACGAGGGCACAAAGCTACGCACGAACGTAATTAATCCCGGCGCAACGCGCACTAGCATGCGTTCAAAAGCTTACCCGGCGGAAGACCCAAAAAGCCTGAAAACACCTTCTGACCTTATGCCAACGTACCTTTATTTAATGAGTGATGATAGCAAACACGACAATGGCATTTGCTTTGACGCGCAGTAA
- a CDS encoding WD40/YVTN/BNR-like repeat-containing protein produces the protein MATTKLIRNACCAAALLSGASTFGSAAAPPELEVLDTINDQLWIGISPVSRNTIWVAGENGTVARSTDAGKSWQYFQPGPADLQFRDIEAIDDRRAYAMSVGNGGQSRIYYTDNGGNSWRLRYRGEGDSFFNCMALAPSGEAWVHGDSVGDEWRMVRSADGRNWMQVRSAVAEPPQSNEGGFASSGSCARFNNDTWMIATGNADKARVLVKGSFGIRFKVIDSPMQAGPMAGITSVWPDDEDNFYIAGGSLNEENNEQEAARLWHYSNKTFKALPEPPLSGALYSLSKVSHDGDWLLTSNPQGAAALNIASGQWHPLSDKNIWNIQCHGNISCWFVGKDGFIAKLLWQPASSKEPSLP, from the coding sequence ATGGCGACGACGAAGCTAATACGAAACGCATGCTGCGCCGCGGCATTATTGAGCGGAGCTTCAACTTTTGGCTCCGCAGCCGCACCGCCAGAGCTCGAAGTACTCGACACAATAAATGATCAGCTATGGATTGGCATAAGCCCAGTCAGCCGAAATACCATTTGGGTTGCCGGTGAAAACGGAACGGTTGCTCGCTCAACCGATGCCGGAAAAAGCTGGCAGTACTTCCAACCAGGTCCGGCAGACCTTCAGTTTCGTGATATCGAGGCCATTGATGACCGCCGCGCTTATGCGATGAGTGTTGGAAACGGCGGTCAGTCTCGCATTTATTACACCGACAATGGTGGCAACAGTTGGCGTTTACGTTATCGCGGTGAAGGTGATTCTTTCTTCAATTGTATGGCTTTAGCTCCGAGCGGTGAGGCTTGGGTTCACGGCGATAGTGTGGGTGACGAATGGCGTATGGTTCGAAGCGCCGATGGCCGCAATTGGATGCAAGTACGTTCTGCTGTTGCTGAGCCTCCGCAGTCTAACGAAGGGGGCTTCGCTTCCAGTGGAAGCTGCGCTCGCTTTAATAATGACACTTGGATGATAGCAACAGGTAACGCAGATAAAGCACGTGTGCTGGTTAAAGGATCCTTCGGTATTCGTTTTAAAGTTATCGACTCTCCGATGCAAGCAGGTCCTATGGCAGGCATCACCAGCGTCTGGCCTGACGATGAAGACAATTTTTATATCGCTGGTGGCTCTCTCAATGAAGAAAATAACGAGCAAGAAGCTGCTCGTTTATGGCATTACTCAAATAAAACATTTAAAGCCCTGCCTGAACCACCGCTTAGTGGTGCGCTATACAGTCTTAGTAAAGTGTCTCACGACGGCGACTGGTTACTGACCTCAAACCCGCAAGGTGCTGCCGCGCTAAATATTGCTTCCGGTCAATGGCATCCATTGTCTGATAAAAACATCTGGAACATACAATGCCACGGGAATATCAGCTGTTGGTTTGTCGGCAAAGACGGTTTTATCGCTAAATTGCTTTGGCAGCCGGCGAGCTCAAAAGAGCCAAGCCTCCCATAA
- a CDS encoding aminotransferase class V-fold PLP-dependent enzyme, producing the protein MKPIDIQTNGNELYLDCNATTPVLPQIAKAVSHTMETVFGNPSSSHITGLKARYILDTTRQMAREVVGLARGRLIFTSGATEGIQTAVVSAISHAMKTRPSAKYLLYGATEHKAVPQALEHWNELLGLHAELKAIPVDRDGRLDLDFIAKHVGDAAMICTMAVNNETGVIQDLNALERTIRTHNASIPWMVDCVQALGKLQFSLDDTSIDYAPFSGHKLYGPKGIGFMAVREKAPFTPLLIGGGQESGQRSGTENLPGIAALNALFELLITENEILHSDQRLKEYRRQLSESLKAAFPTLVFNHSFELSVPTTLNFSVRGVASRDIMDVFDACGIRVSGGSACSSKVVGSFVLRAMGLDGWQSESAIRLSFGPATSQQDIDEACYRIRQAGDALKHSCLLIADTNNDNDAALDGVVQLKYDTHCCYLVIDKMAKELAVIDPHPALSARIENIVNCRGYKVKTVLSTDSGSDISEAAKLLRGILRLDTKAHDVFGWPGFNERNCDAIPVDAQTDIDGCIKVGERRLFRLAGEQPVFVLSEPARLKSEVKTDFVFSGSAPLNSYQSLVSVNALVCPKDDPEHHLVYSLCETIGDCDPGADVNIPIGETDEFWCRDDLVVIDVRERQEHVVSDIPCSAEVINVPVTEAIQFIHDHQELKDRDIICVCRSGNRSAVVANALQRHGFKQTRHLMGGLALLSSPAAKAI; encoded by the coding sequence ATGAAACCGATAGATATTCAGACTAACGGTAACGAGTTGTATCTCGATTGTAACGCAACAACACCGGTTCTCCCTCAAATCGCTAAAGCTGTTTCACACACCATGGAAACGGTGTTCGGAAACCCATCCAGTAGCCACATTACCGGTCTCAAAGCTCGTTACATTCTAGACACCACACGACAAATGGCGCGTGAAGTCGTCGGCTTGGCACGAGGACGACTAATATTTACCAGCGGAGCCACTGAAGGTATTCAAACCGCAGTTGTATCGGCTATTTCGCACGCCATGAAAACGCGCCCCAGCGCTAAATACTTACTGTATGGAGCAACGGAACATAAAGCGGTTCCACAAGCGCTGGAACACTGGAATGAACTGTTAGGTTTGCATGCTGAATTGAAAGCGATTCCAGTAGACAGAGACGGCCGTTTAGATCTCGATTTTATAGCAAAACACGTCGGTGATGCCGCCATGATATGCACAATGGCTGTGAATAACGAAACCGGGGTTATCCAAGACCTGAATGCGTTGGAACGTACGATTAGGACGCACAACGCATCAATACCGTGGATGGTTGATTGCGTGCAAGCGTTAGGAAAATTGCAATTTTCACTGGATGATACGTCGATAGATTATGCGCCATTTTCAGGTCACAAGCTATACGGGCCCAAAGGCATCGGCTTCATGGCTGTTCGTGAAAAGGCACCATTCACCCCTTTGCTTATTGGCGGAGGGCAAGAGTCAGGGCAACGCTCCGGCACTGAAAACTTACCTGGTATTGCCGCGCTGAATGCGTTGTTTGAGTTACTTATTACTGAAAATGAGATACTGCATTCCGACCAAAGGTTGAAAGAATACCGTCGACAGCTATCTGAAAGTTTAAAAGCCGCATTTCCGACACTTGTGTTTAATCATAGCTTCGAACTCAGTGTACCAACGACGTTGAACTTTTCAGTTCGAGGTGTCGCCTCAAGAGACATTATGGATGTTTTTGATGCATGCGGTATTCGGGTGAGCGGGGGATCGGCATGCAGCTCAAAAGTCGTTGGTAGCTTTGTACTAAGAGCGATGGGGCTCGATGGCTGGCAAAGTGAATCCGCGATTCGCCTGTCGTTTGGTCCTGCGACATCGCAACAAGATATCGATGAAGCTTGTTACCGTATACGGCAAGCAGGGGACGCATTAAAGCACTCATGTTTGCTGATAGCCGATACCAATAATGACAATGATGCGGCTTTGGATGGCGTCGTTCAACTGAAGTACGACACGCATTGTTGCTATTTAGTGATCGATAAAATGGCAAAAGAGCTAGCTGTTATTGATCCACACCCCGCACTGTCTGCCCGTATAGAGAATATTGTTAATTGCCGTGGCTACAAGGTTAAGACGGTTTTAAGTACCGATTCAGGTTCAGATATTTCTGAAGCAGCAAAGCTACTAAGAGGGATTTTAAGGCTCGATACAAAAGCACATGATGTGTTTGGTTGGCCTGGTTTCAATGAACGCAATTGCGATGCCATTCCGGTAGACGCTCAGACCGATATTGATGGTTGCATTAAAGTAGGTGAAAGACGCCTGTTTAGGTTAGCTGGTGAGCAACCCGTGTTTGTTCTGAGTGAGCCTGCTCGCTTAAAAAGTGAGGTAAAAACCGATTTCGTTTTTTCAGGAAGTGCACCGCTTAATAGCTATCAGAGCTTAGTCTCTGTCAATGCGCTCGTTTGCCCGAAAGACGATCCCGAACATCATCTTGTTTACTCTTTATGTGAAACGATTGGGGATTGTGATCCTGGTGCCGATGTCAACATACCAATAGGTGAAACGGATGAGTTTTGGTGTCGGGATGACCTGGTTGTGATAGATGTAAGAGAGCGTCAGGAACATGTCGTATCCGATATTCCGTGCTCCGCAGAGGTCATTAATGTCCCTGTCACAGAAGCCATACAGTTCATTCATGACCACCAGGAGTTAAAAGACCGGGACATTATCTGTGTTTGTCGTTCGGGAAACCGGAGCGCCGTTGTTGCTAATGCTCTACAGCGCCATGGTTTTAAACAAACGCGTCATCTTATGGGAGGCTTGGCTCTTTTGAGCTCGCCGGCTGCCAAAGCAATTTAG
- the nqrM gene encoding (Na+)-NQR maturation NqrM — protein sequence MQTFLMVFALFVLVVLAMAIGYMVQRKSISGSCGGISSLGMDKACDCDEPCDKRKARMKKEQQWKENQIN from the coding sequence ATGCAAACCTTTTTAATGGTATTTGCCTTATTTGTTTTAGTTGTTCTGGCAATGGCCATAGGTTATATGGTGCAACGCAAATCTATTTCAGGTAGCTGTGGTGGCATTAGTTCACTGGGCATGGACAAAGCTTGCGATTGCGATGAACCTTGCGATAAGCGCAAAGCTCGTATGAAAAAAGAGCAGCAGTGGAAAGAGAATCAGATTAATTGA
- a CDS encoding FAD:protein FMN transferase encodes MGTTYSVVLFSKDPRHSADKIQTKVDTVLERVNAQMSTYDPNSELSQFNQLSSTSPVVISRDLERVVSRALEIARQTDGALDITVGPLVNLWGFGPNAKPEQQPTAEELSVISEKVGFEKLSVSNHQLIKSHPEMYVDLSTIAKGYGVDKVGNLMEQLGINQYLIEIGGEILAKGGKPADENWKLAIEKPISTERAVQEIVEFKEGALATSGDYRNYFEEEGRRYSHIIDPETGKPIQHNLVSVSVYADDTMSADAYATALLVMGTEKAKAFAEENQLAVMLISKTDEGFEEYASKWFKPLLVSNKQE; translated from the coding sequence ATGGGAACAACCTACAGTGTTGTTCTATTTAGTAAAGATCCGCGACATTCAGCGGACAAGATTCAAACGAAAGTCGACACCGTGTTAGAGCGCGTCAACGCCCAAATGTCGACTTACGATCCAAACTCTGAATTGTCACAGTTCAATCAGCTATCAAGTACGAGCCCGGTTGTTATTAGTCGTGATTTAGAAAGAGTGGTTAGCCGAGCGCTGGAAATCGCTCGCCAGACAGACGGTGCACTCGATATAACCGTAGGGCCATTAGTTAATTTGTGGGGCTTTGGGCCTAATGCCAAACCCGAACAACAGCCAACAGCTGAAGAGCTGTCCGTTATTTCTGAAAAAGTTGGCTTTGAGAAACTGAGTGTCAGTAACCATCAGTTGATCAAATCCCATCCCGAAATGTATGTCGATTTATCAACGATAGCCAAGGGGTATGGCGTTGATAAAGTTGGAAACTTAATGGAGCAGTTGGGGATTAATCAGTACCTCATTGAAATTGGTGGTGAAATTTTAGCGAAGGGTGGAAAGCCCGCTGACGAAAACTGGAAATTGGCGATTGAAAAGCCTATTTCTACGGAACGAGCTGTCCAGGAAATTGTCGAATTTAAAGAAGGCGCGTTAGCGACTTCCGGTGATTATCGAAACTATTTTGAAGAAGAAGGGCGTCGATACTCACATATTATTGACCCTGAAACAGGTAAGCCAATACAGCATAACTTGGTTTCTGTTTCGGTCTATGCGGACGATACAATGTCAGCAGATGCATATGCGACCGCTTTGCTGGTGATGGGAACTGAAAAAGCAAAAGCGTTTGCTGAAGAGAATCAACTCGCAGTTATGTTGATTTCTAAAACTGATGAGGGTTTTGAAGAATATGCCAGCAAATGGTTTAAGCCCTTATTAGTGAGCAATAAACAGGAGTAA
- the nqrF gene encoding NADH:ubiquinone reductase (Na(+)-transporting) subunit F — MDITLIALGVGMFTIIVLILVAIIMFAKSKLVPQGDVEILINEDEEKKIVTQPGTKLLGALANAGIFVSSACGGGGSCGQCRVTIKEGGGDILPTELDHITKREAREGVRLSCQVNVKQDMKIELPEEIFGIKKWDCTVKSNDNVATFIKEFVVQLPEGEEVPFRAGGYIQIEAPPHHVKYKDFDIAPEYRGDWERFGFLDVESKVDEEVVRAYSMANYPEEKGIIMLNVRCATPPPNDLSLPAGKMSSYIFSLKPGDEVTISGPFGEFFAKETEAEMVFIGGGAGMAPMRSHIFDQLRRLNTDRKITFWYGARSLREMFYVEDFDMLQEENDNFEWHVALSDPQPEDNWDGDTGFIHNVLFERYLKDHEAPEDCEFYMCGPPVMNAACINMLKDLGVEDENIMLDDFGG, encoded by the coding sequence ATGGATATTACTCTGATAGCGCTCGGTGTAGGGATGTTTACCATCATCGTACTGATTTTGGTGGCGATCATCATGTTCGCCAAATCAAAGTTGGTACCGCAGGGCGATGTAGAAATCCTGATTAACGAAGACGAAGAGAAGAAGATCGTAACGCAGCCAGGCACTAAACTGTTAGGCGCATTGGCAAATGCGGGCATCTTTGTATCTTCGGCCTGTGGCGGCGGTGGCTCTTGTGGTCAGTGCCGAGTCACTATTAAAGAAGGTGGCGGTGATATTCTGCCAACCGAACTTGACCATATTACTAAGCGTGAAGCACGTGAAGGTGTGCGTCTGTCTTGTCAGGTCAACGTTAAGCAAGACATGAAAATTGAACTGCCGGAAGAAATTTTCGGTATTAAAAAGTGGGATTGTACCGTTAAATCAAACGATAACGTGGCAACCTTTATCAAAGAGTTCGTTGTGCAGTTACCGGAAGGTGAAGAAGTGCCTTTCCGCGCTGGTGGTTACATTCAAATTGAAGCTCCACCGCATCATGTTAAGTACAAAGACTTCGATATTGCACCAGAATATCGTGGTGACTGGGAACGCTTTGGCTTCTTGGACGTTGAGTCTAAAGTTGACGAAGAAGTTGTTCGCGCATACTCAATGGCAAACTACCCTGAAGAAAAAGGCATCATTATGCTGAACGTTCGTTGTGCGACACCGCCACCGAATGACTTGAGCTTGCCAGCGGGTAAAATGTCTTCGTATATCTTCAGCCTTAAGCCAGGTGATGAAGTGACTATTTCTGGCCCATTTGGTGAGTTTTTCGCTAAAGAAACCGAAGCTGAAATGGTCTTCATTGGTGGTGGTGCAGGTATGGCGCCAATGCGTTCGCACATCTTTGACCAGTTACGTCGTCTAAACACTGATCGTAAAATCACGTTCTGGTATGGTGCGCGTTCACTGCGTGAGATGTTCTATGTTGAAGACTTCGACATGCTGCAAGAAGAAAATGATAACTTCGAATGGCATGTTGCCTTGTCTGATCCACAACCAGAAGACAACTGGGATGGTGACACAGGTTTCATTCATAACGTTTTATTCGAGCGTTATTTGAAAGATCACGAAGCTCCAGAAGACTGTGAGTTTTATATGTGTGGACCACCGGTTATGAACGCAGCATGTATTAACATGCTGAAAGATCTGGGTGTCGAAGATGAAAACATTATGTTAGATGACTTCGGTGGTTAA
- the nqrE gene encoding NADH:ubiquinone reductase (Na(+)-transporting) subunit E, with translation MEQYINLFIRAIFIENLALSFFLGMCTFLAVSKKVKTAFGLGVAVIVVLGISVPVNNLVYHNILAPGALEWAGFPDADLSFLRFLTFIGVIAALVQILEMALDKYVPALYNALGIFLPLITVNCAIFGGVSFMVERDYNFGESVVYGIGSGVGWCLAIVALAAVREKLKYADVPDGLRGLGATFMSVGLIGLGFMSFSGVSL, from the coding sequence ATGGAACAGTATATCAACTTGTTTATTCGAGCTATTTTTATCGAAAACTTGGCACTGTCTTTCTTCTTAGGAATGTGTACGTTTCTTGCGGTTTCTAAGAAAGTTAAAACGGCATTTGGCTTGGGTGTTGCAGTTATCGTTGTACTGGGTATCTCGGTGCCGGTTAATAACTTGGTTTATCACAATATATTAGCGCCAGGTGCATTAGAGTGGGCTGGCTTTCCAGATGCAGACTTAAGCTTTCTGCGTTTCTTAACCTTTATCGGTGTGATTGCGGCATTGGTTCAAATTCTGGAGATGGCTTTGGACAAATACGTGCCGGCTTTATATAACGCGTTGGGTATTTTCCTGCCGTTAATTACCGTTAACTGTGCCATTTTTGGTGGTGTCTCGTTCATGGTTGAACGTGATTACAACTTTGGTGAGTCAGTGGTTTACGGTATTGGTAGTGGCGTTGGCTGGTGTTTAGCGATTGTCGCGCTTGCTGCTGTGCGTGAAAAACTCAAATATGCCGATGTACCTGATGGTTTGCGTGGCTTAGGCGCAACCTTCATGTCAGTAGGTTTGATTGGTTTAGGCTTTATGTCGTTCTCCGGCGTATCTCTTTAA